In the genome of Sulfurihydrogenibium subterraneum DSM 15120, one region contains:
- a CDS encoding cytochrome D1 domain-containing protein has product MRVPAAALVLLFSILFLSPVVGEELYNKYCASCHHPQKIGVSAPPLIPETLNRYKDEDLKKIIRDGLPSTQMPSFKNLTDEEINRIVRFLREDIAYNWSSLDIQNSKVVIEEKPKPLPIKNVKNLTFVVERGNNKIWLMEGSDILDKFEFPNVHGGIKYTLDGKNFYIPARDGWIAYYRINEKNEGSLHSKVRACIYLRNIALTNDGKYLIVGCILPQTIEILDAKTLTPVKEIKVEGKISAVYDLYKENKAIFTFRDKPQIGVINTQDFTIIYKQSVEPVEDFFIDPFDKFLVGTSRQGKKLVVYDLERFSLVFEGSMESMPHLFSASYWYKNGKFYFATPHVGKTYISVWQMYDWKFIKNVDVGGIGYFVKTHPATDYLWVDNSTDQLVLINQNDFSKKIIYPEKGKKFTHTEFNGDGKLAYLSIYDKYGSLIVYDTYSLGEIKRYPANQPVGKYNFVNKSRNFYPGLFGEEIFKEKCWGCHHQTQEAFGPSFKEISKKRTESQIIAQILDPKNSYKLLGYKRNSMPAFNFNEYELEAIVKYIKSFGE; this is encoded by the coding sequence ATGAGAGTTCCTGCTGCTGCGTTGGTCTTACTTTTTTCAATTTTATTCCTCTCCCCTGTCGTGGGAGAGGAACTTTATAACAAGTACTGTGCTTCCTGCCATCATCCTCAAAAAATAGGTGTATCCGCCCCTCCTTTGATTCCAGAAACGCTGAACAGATATAAAGATGAAGACTTAAAAAAAATTATAAGAGATGGGCTTCCATCAACACAAATGCCTTCTTTTAAAAATCTTACAGATGAAGAAATAAACAGGATAGTAAGATTTTTAAGAGAAGATATTGCATATAATTGGAGTTCATTAGATATTCAAAATTCAAAGGTGGTTATAGAAGAAAAACCAAAACCTTTACCAATAAAAAATGTAAAAAATCTAACGTTTGTAGTTGAGAGAGGAAACAATAAAATCTGGCTTATGGAAGGTAGTGATATATTAGATAAATTTGAATTTCCAAATGTTCACGGCGGAATAAAGTACACATTAGATGGAAAAAATTTTTATATTCCAGCAAGAGATGGATGGATAGCTTACTATAGGATTAATGAGAAAAATGAAGGAAGTTTACATTCCAAAGTAAGAGCTTGTATATATCTTAGAAACATAGCTTTAACAAATGATGGTAAATATCTAATTGTAGGATGTATTCTTCCTCAGACTATAGAAATTCTTGATGCAAAAACATTGACACCCGTTAAGGAGATAAAAGTAGAAGGTAAAATCTCTGCCGTTTATGATCTGTATAAAGAAAATAAAGCAATATTCACTTTTAGAGACAAACCACAAATAGGAGTAATAAATACTCAGGATTTTACAATAATTTACAAACAATCAGTAGAACCTGTAGAAGACTTTTTTATAGATCCTTTTGATAAATTTTTAGTTGGAACATCAAGACAGGGTAAAAAATTAGTCGTTTATGATTTAGAAAGATTTTCTCTCGTTTTTGAAGGCAGTATGGAAAGTATGCCTCATCTTTTTTCGGCTTCATACTGGTATAAGAATGGCAAATTTTACTTTGCTACTCCTCATGTAGGTAAAACATACATATCTGTTTGGCAGATGTACGACTGGAAATTTATAAAAAATGTTGATGTAGGTGGAATTGGATATTTTGTAAAAACACATCCTGCAACTGATTATTTATGGGTAGATAACTCAACTGATCAGCTGGTTTTGATAAACCAAAATGATTTTTCTAAAAAAATCATCTATCCAGAGAAAGGGAAAAAATTTACCCATACAGAGTTTAACGGAGACGGAAAATTGGCATATTTAAGTATATACGATAAATATGGTTCTTTAATAGTGTATGACACTTACTCTTTAGGAGAGATAAAACGTTATCCTGCAAATCAACCTGTTGGTAAGTATAATTTTGTAAACAAATCCAGAAATTTTTATCCAGGACTTTTTGGAGAAGAGATATTTAAAGAAAAATGTTGGGGCTGTCATCATCAAACTCAAGAAGCTTTTGGACCTTCTTTTAAAGAAATATCAAAGAAAAGGACAGAAAGCCAAATAATAGCTCAGATTTTAGATCCTAAAAACAGTTATAAGTTATTAGGGTACAAAAGAAACTCAATGCCAGCTTTTAATTTTAATGAGTATGAGCTTGAGGCAATTGTTAAGTATATAAAAAGTTTTGGAGAGTAG
- the napG gene encoding ferredoxin-type protein NapG: protein MEEKKINRRKLIITTLQGLGISFLGGSLWAGFVYEAKSDPLILRPPGALPEEEFIKKCIKCGLCVEGCPYDVLYLAKPGDNKPLGTPYFIPRTNPCRMCEDIPCVPPCPTGALDIKSVSSIKDGKEVLDINKARMGVAVVDHENCIAFWGIQCDACYRACPLMDKAITLEYERIERTGRHAYLRPVVHADYCTGCGLCEKACVTEKAAIFVLPRNIALGKAGKHYVKGWEEKDESRLQGSKGIETQKTEKTHKKAEDYLNEGL from the coding sequence ATGGAAGAGAAAAAAATAAACAGAAGGAAACTTATAATAACTACTCTACAAGGTTTGGGAATCTCCTTCTTGGGAGGTTCCCTTTGGGCTGGTTTTGTTTATGAGGCAAAAAGTGATCCTCTTATACTCAGACCACCTGGAGCTTTACCTGAAGAGGAGTTTATAAAGAAATGTATAAAATGTGGTTTATGTGTAGAAGGTTGTCCCTACGATGTTTTATACCTTGCAAAACCTGGAGATAACAAACCTTTAGGTACACCGTATTTTATTCCACGAACTAATCCTTGCAGAATGTGTGAAGATATTCCTTGTGTTCCTCCTTGTCCCACAGGAGCATTAGACATTAAATCTGTTTCCTCTATAAAAGACGGTAAAGAAGTTTTAGATATAAACAAAGCAAGGATGGGAGTAGCTGTAGTTGACCATGAAAATTGTATAGCGTTTTGGGGAATACAGTGTGATGCTTGTTATCGTGCTTGCCCGTTGATGGATAAAGCTATTACCCTCGAGTACGAAAGGATTGAAAGAACAGGGAGACATGCTTATTTAAGACCTGTAGTTCATGCTGATTATTGCACAGGTTGTGGTCTTTGTGAAAAGGCATGTGTAACTGAAAAAGCTGCAATTTTTGTTCTTCCACGAAATATAGCTTTGGGTAAGGCAGGAAAACATTACGTCAAAGGATGGGAAGAAAAAGACGAGTCAAGACTGCAGGGTTCCAAAGGTATTGAAACACAGAAAACAGAAAAAACTCACAAAAAAGCTGAAGATTATTTAAACGAGGGATTATAA
- a CDS encoding 4Fe-4S binding protein produces the protein MDKISRRGLFKALPSLISESIKPVEKEEEKSEKPLLVRPPYLSENSDFSLCKECAGDCVFSCEENILFRHEDGSPYISFKKSGCTFCGNCLSACQKGVLNNPSNKKVYGETVIDTQRCLSWNGTMCFSCKDPCIDDAIKFQGLFKPIILSDKCTNCGFCLIYCPVDAILIRGLS, from the coding sequence ATGGATAAGATAAGTAGAAGAGGGCTATTTAAAGCCCTCCCTTCTTTAATATCAGAAAGTATAAAACCTGTGGAAAAGGAAGAAGAAAAGTCCGAAAAACCATTACTTGTTAGACCTCCTTATCTATCTGAAAACTCTGATTTTTCCCTTTGTAAAGAATGTGCAGGAGATTGTGTATTTTCCTGTGAAGAAAACATTTTGTTTAGACACGAAGATGGTAGTCCGTACATATCTTTTAAAAAATCAGGTTGTACATTTTGTGGAAATTGTTTATCTGCTTGTCAAAAAGGAGTTTTAAACAATCCTTCAAATAAAAAAGTTTATGGAGAAACAGTAATAGATACTCAAAGATGTTTATCATGGAATGGAACAATGTGTTTTTCATGTAAAGATCCTTGTATAGACGATGCTATAAAGTTTCAGGGTCTATTTAAACCAATAATTTTGTCAGATAAGTGTACAAACTGTGGATTTTGTCTAATCTACTGTCCGGTTGATGCAATTTTGATAAGAGGTTTATCATGA
- a CDS encoding cytochrome D1 domain-containing protein, translated as MKLKVATAVLSASLLASFALKAQEPDWKLSDEEMKKASQIYFDRCAGCHGMLRKGATGPNLEPEKTRKMGTEALKAIIYYGTAGGMPDWGASGELTPDETLLMAKFIQNDPPPPPETSLDKIKATWKLYIPTEKRPTKPMTNRNWKNYMGVVLRDVGKVAIIDGDTKEVVNIVNTGFAVHILRMSASGRYMYSIGRDGKVTLIDLWMEKPDVVAEVKTCNDARSVDTSKYKGSKGDFLDKYAVVGCYWPPAIVTLDGQTLEPLKIVSTSSYAYDKPNEFIREARVASIVASHHNPEWVINIKEAGQVWLYDYSDPLNPKIKQLNAERFLHDGGWDSSKRYFLVAANMRNKVVAVDTEEGKVAAIVETGNKPHPGRGANIDHPKYGPIWCTGHLGENTIACIGTDPKGHPEYAWKVVKKITLPGDGGGNLFVKTHPNSKYMYADRPLNPDKEAQSKIYVIDKDKLEVVSELKVPEKYLQPKTINGKEVKPRGPVHLEFNDKGDEVWVAVWGNKLIPSAILVFDDKTLKLKKAIEGDWVRTPTGHFNVLNTQKDIY; from the coding sequence ATGAAGTTAAAAGTCGCTACGGCAGTTTTATCAGCATCTTTATTGGCTTCCTTTGCATTAAAGGCACAGGAACCGGACTGGAAACTTTCTGATGAAGAAATGAAAAAGGCTTCTCAGATTTACTTTGACAGATGTGCAGGATGCCACGGAATGCTAAGAAAAGGTGCAACAGGTCCAAACCTTGAACCAGAAAAAACAAGAAAAATGGGGACAGAAGCTTTAAAAGCAATAATTTATTATGGAACGGCGGGTGGTATGCCAGACTGGGGAGCTTCTGGTGAGTTAACTCCGGATGAAACTTTACTTATGGCAAAATTTATACAAAATGACCCACCACCACCTCCTGAAACATCGCTTGATAAAATAAAAGCTACGTGGAAACTTTACATTCCAACGGAAAAAAGACCAACAAAGCCAATGACAAATAGAAATTGGAAAAACTACATGGGTGTAGTATTAAGAGATGTTGGTAAAGTTGCAATAATAGATGGAGACACAAAAGAGGTAGTTAATATTGTTAATACAGGTTTTGCTGTTCACATCCTTAGAATGTCAGCTTCAGGAAGATACATGTACTCAATAGGTAGAGACGGAAAGGTAACCCTTATCGACTTATGGATGGAAAAGCCGGATGTTGTTGCAGAGGTTAAAACGTGTAACGATGCAAGAAGTGTCGACACAAGTAAGTATAAAGGTAGCAAAGGAGATTTCCTTGATAAGTACGCTGTAGTTGGATGTTATTGGCCACCTGCAATAGTCACATTAGATGGACAGACCCTTGAACCTTTAAAAATTGTATCTACTTCAAGTTATGCTTACGATAAACCTAACGAATTTATTAGAGAAGCTCGTGTAGCGTCAATAGTTGCGTCTCATCATAATCCGGAGTGGGTTATAAACATAAAAGAAGCAGGACAAGTCTGGCTTTATGATTACTCTGATCCATTGAATCCAAAGATAAAGCAATTAAACGCTGAAAGATTTCTCCATGACGGTGGTTGGGATTCTTCAAAGAGGTACTTCCTCGTTGCGGCAAATATGAGGAATAAAGTTGTTGCGGTTGATACAGAAGAAGGAAAAGTTGCAGCAATAGTAGAAACTGGAAATAAGCCACACCCAGGAAGAGGTGCAAACATAGACCATCCTAAGTATGGTCCTATATGGTGCACAGGACATTTAGGAGAAAATACAATTGCTTGTATAGGTACAGATCCAAAAGGTCATCCAGAGTACGCATGGAAAGTTGTTAAAAAGATAACACTTCCGGGTGATGGCGGGGGTAACTTGTTTGTAAAAACACATCCAAACTCTAAGTATATGTACGCAGACAGACCATTAAATCCTGATAAAGAAGCTCAATCAAAAATTTACGTTATAGATAAAGATAAGTTAGAAGTTGTGAGTGAGTTGAAAGTTCCAGAAAAATATCTCCAACCAAAAACTATTAATGGTAAAGAAGTGAAACCAAGAGGTCCTGTACATCTTGAGTTTAACGATAAAGGAGATGAAGTATGGGTAGCTGTATGGGGTAATAAATTAATTCCTTCTGCTATCTTAGTATTTGACGATAAAACTTTAAAACTTAAAAAGGCAATAGAAGGTGATTGGGTGAGAACACCTACTGGACACTTTAACGTATTGAACACACAGAAGGATATATACTAA
- a CDS encoding chaperone NapD, with product MNEIKNISAIVVQTRPEYLTQVLEDLEKSGVCDIHFYDEKGRIIVTVEGKDADEEISKIKKIESIPHVISAEMHFTYTAEELDQALRKIEENQQKIIEFLNDDSIPAEKINYSGHMYKKY from the coding sequence ATGAACGAAATTAAGAATATTTCCGCAATTGTAGTTCAAACCAGACCAGAATACCTTACTCAAGTATTAGAAGATTTGGAAAAAAGTGGAGTATGCGATATACATTTTTACGATGAAAAAGGGAGAATTATTGTAACAGTAGAAGGTAAAGATGCAGACGAAGAAATATCAAAAATAAAAAAGATAGAATCTATTCCTCACGTAATTTCTGCAGAGATGCACTTTACTTATACAGCAGAAGAGTTAGATCAAGCTTTAAGGAAAATTGAAGAGAATCAGCAAAAAATTATAGAGTTTTTAAACGATGATTCTATACCAGCAGAGAAGATAAACTACTCAGGACATATGTATAAAAAATATTGA
- the napH gene encoding quinol dehydrogenase ferredoxin subunit NapH, with translation MEEAVRLTQEEDNRTFFQKYKFLILRRMTQITILTLYIGGNIYGWKILQGNLSQSRLFEKVPLSDPYAVLQILASGSLVAIDTMIGALIILFFYATIGGRAFCSWVCPMNMVTDLANFIRKKFQLDRDEFHPLYISRNVRYWILGLSLVISFIVATPAFELISPISILHRGLIFGMGLGWTVVAAVFFFDLFVVKNGWCGHLCPLGGFYSLIGRKSLIRVYHNHDKCTLCMECKSVCPEKPVLHMVGKDGFNAFVRGACTNCGRCVEVCPAEALNFKFSLKNPNKEEKNHG, from the coding sequence ATGGAAGAGGCTGTTAGATTAACACAGGAAGAAGATAACAGAACATTTTTTCAAAAGTACAAATTCCTTATTCTTAGAAGAATGACACAAATTACTATTCTGACTCTCTATATAGGCGGTAATATTTATGGATGGAAGATTTTACAGGGCAACTTGAGTCAGTCAAGGCTTTTTGAAAAAGTTCCTTTATCAGATCCTTATGCAGTTTTACAAATATTAGCATCTGGATCTCTTGTGGCTATTGATACGATGATAGGTGCATTGATCATTCTTTTCTTTTACGCAACAATTGGTGGGAGAGCGTTTTGTTCTTGGGTTTGCCCGATGAATATGGTAACAGATTTGGCTAATTTTATAAGGAAAAAGTTCCAACTTGATAGAGATGAGTTTCATCCCCTCTATATAAGCAGAAATGTTCGTTATTGGATTTTGGGTCTTAGTCTTGTAATTTCTTTTATAGTTGCTACTCCAGCGTTTGAATTGATAAGTCCTATCTCTATTCTTCACAGAGGATTAATCTTTGGAATGGGACTTGGCTGGACTGTTGTTGCTGCTGTTTTCTTTTTTGATCTGTTTGTAGTGAAAAACGGATGGTGTGGACATCTGTGTCCACTGGGTGGATTTTATTCTTTAATTGGTAGAAAAAGTTTGATTAGGGTTTACCATAACCACGACAAGTGTACGTTGTGTATGGAGTGTAAATCTGTATGTCCTGAAAAACCTGTTTTACATATGGTAGGAAAAGATGGATTTAATGCATTTGTTAGAGGGGCGTGTACAAACTGTGGTAGATGTGTAGAAGTTTGTCCGGCAGAAGCTTTAAACTTTAAATTTTCATTAAAAAATCCAAATAAGGAGGAAAAAAACCATGGTTAA
- a CDS encoding cytochrome D1 domain-containing protein, translating into MRKLFLFILLIPFITFAKEKYFVIERETSSVATVENHKFKSRLENLHNLNHAVIKFYEKDGYLITRDGYLIKFDPINEKILKEIKVGESSIGIVIEEDYVAVANYSNKSVIILDRDLNIKQTIETGSRNVGIKSYKDYLVFSLMDKDQIWVLKKSKEKFERFKTFENVGEVPFDAMQKDNLYIVGFFNSPFIGVLDLHNFNYKQIKLFNENSEPVLKVPHFGTWSIYKDKIIIPAVGDKKVYVFDENFKPIKTIKTVGLPVFTSISPDGRFMAVTFSGKEFPYLQIVDMSNFEIVKVKTLNFDGKVLHVRWSKEEPLLYVSVNDSNKVVGISIDKWKESFSVEVIKPSGIFIYEE; encoded by the coding sequence ATGAGAAAGTTATTTTTATTTATTTTACTAATACCTTTCATAACTTTTGCAAAAGAGAAGTACTTTGTAATAGAAAGAGAAACTTCTTCTGTTGCTACTGTTGAAAATCATAAATTTAAATCAAGACTTGAAAATCTTCATAATTTAAACCATGCAGTTATAAAATTTTATGAGAAAGATGGGTATTTAATAACAAGAGATGGATATTTAATAAAGTTTGATCCTATTAATGAAAAAATTTTAAAAGAGATAAAAGTAGGAGAAAGCTCTATAGGGATTGTTATAGAAGAAGATTATGTAGCAGTAGCTAACTACTCTAACAAATCTGTAATAATTTTAGACAGAGATCTTAATATAAAGCAAACTATTGAAACTGGCTCAAGAAATGTAGGGATAAAAAGTTATAAAGATTATTTAGTATTTTCTTTAATGGATAAAGACCAAATATGGGTTCTTAAAAAGAGTAAAGAAAAATTTGAACGTTTTAAAACCTTTGAAAATGTTGGAGAGGTTCCTTTTGATGCAATGCAAAAAGACAACCTTTACATTGTAGGATTTTTTAACTCACCATTTATAGGTGTTTTAGATCTTCACAATTTTAATTATAAACAGATTAAGCTCTTTAATGAAAACAGTGAGCCTGTGTTAAAAGTTCCTCACTTTGGAACATGGAGTATCTATAAAGATAAAATCATTATTCCAGCTGTAGGAGATAAAAAGGTGTATGTTTTTGATGAAAACTTTAAACCTATTAAAACCATAAAAACAGTTGGTTTACCTGTTTTTACATCTATAAGTCCAGATGGACGTTTTATGGCTGTAACTTTTAGCGGAAAAGAGTTCCCTTATCTTCAGATTGTAGATATGTCAAATTTTGAGATAGTTAAAGTTAAAACATTAAATTTTGATGGAAAAGTTTTACATGTAAGATGGTCTAAAGAAGAGCCTTTACTTTACGTATCTGTAAACGATTCTAACAAAGTTGTTGGAATTAGTATTGATAAATGGAAAGAATCGTTTTCTGTAGAAGTAATCAAACCATCTGGAATATTTATTTATGAGGAGTGA
- a CDS encoding V4R domain-containing protein produces MLNEISQIKRPILGEEIPIVIFRAFRHFSANYTNDLIGERGANIIFQNAGRDLGKEVSLLIKDEKLDKYLENVQKFVRDAKIGIIIPVEVSHNHIILQLDECITCAGMPNIGKRICHFEVGFAAGLVESFMGKKVKAFESKCGANGEGICEVTLELNNV; encoded by the coding sequence GTGTTAAATGAAATATCACAAATAAAAAGACCTATTTTAGGTGAAGAAATTCCTATAGTCATATTCAGAGCTTTTAGACATTTTAGTGCAAACTATACAAACGATTTAATAGGAGAAAGGGGTGCTAACATAATCTTTCAAAATGCGGGTAGAGATTTAGGAAAGGAAGTAAGCTTATTGATAAAAGATGAAAAGTTAGATAAATATTTGGAGAATGTTCAAAAGTTCGTTAGAGATGCTAAGATTGGAATCATTATTCCTGTTGAAGTTAGTCATAACCACATTATTCTTCAACTTGATGAGTGTATTACTTGTGCAGGTATGCCAAATATAGGTAAAAGAATATGCCATTTTGAAGTAGGATTTGCTGCAGGTCTTGTTGAGTCTTTCATGGGTAAAAAAGTTAAGGCTTTTGAATCAAAATGTGGAGCAAATGGCGAAGGAATTTGCGAGGTTACCTTGGAGTTAAATAATGTTTAG
- a CDS encoding WD40 repeat domain-containing protein, producing the protein MKKIIFLILLIFMESFSFEVKQEKQIKVEGGVLDIVEYKDKIIVSTEKGTVEFINIKNGKVEKKITLPKFQDFMGDYQLPKVFSVDVSPNGEILAVITEATGGNRELYLERKGNLQKVISTQQRLQLTKVRFWNDNYILLSTKGSELFLYDVKNNKIIYKKQVGNYSFGDMSICDDKNNLVIGDEGGTAILVDIKSGNAYKRFDKVNVDQIYRVDCKAGKILTGGRDRRVALYEIKSGSFKKVEADFIVFSVALSPDGRYGSYQLNESNDIGIYDFQNDSLVAKLKGHKSTIGVMLFLSKDNLISGSDDGKIIVWRIKP; encoded by the coding sequence ATGAAAAAGATAATTTTTTTAATTCTACTTATTTTTATGGAATCTTTCTCTTTTGAAGTAAAGCAGGAAAAGCAAATAAAAGTAGAAGGAGGAGTTTTAGATATTGTTGAATACAAAGATAAAATTATTGTTTCTACTGAAAAAGGAACGGTAGAGTTTATAAATATTAAAAATGGAAAAGTTGAGAAAAAAATAACCCTTCCAAAATTTCAAGACTTTATGGGAGATTATCAACTTCCAAAAGTTTTTTCTGTTGATGTGTCCCCAAACGGAGAAATATTGGCAGTAATTACGGAAGCAACAGGAGGAAATAGAGAGTTATATTTAGAAAGGAAAGGTAATCTACAGAAAGTAATATCTACCCAGCAAAGATTACAGCTTACAAAAGTAAGATTTTGGAACGATAACTATATTCTATTATCAACAAAAGGTTCAGAACTTTTCCTTTACGATGTTAAAAATAATAAAATAATCTATAAAAAACAAGTTGGAAATTACTCTTTTGGTGATATGTCCATATGTGATGATAAAAACAATCTTGTAATCGGTGATGAAGGTGGAACCGCAATTCTTGTTGATATCAAATCCGGTAATGCTTACAAAAGGTTTGATAAAGTAAATGTTGATCAGATATATAGGGTAGATTGTAAAGCTGGAAAAATATTAACCGGTGGGAGAGACAGAAGGGTAGCCCTTTACGAGATTAAATCCGGAAGTTTTAAAAAGGTAGAAGCCGATTTTATCGTGTTTTCAGTAGCATTATCTCCCGACGGTAGATACGGTTCTTATCAGTTAAACGAATCAAATGATATTGGTATTTATGACTTTCAAAACGATTCTTTAGTTGCAAAATTAAAAGGTCATAAATCAACTATAGGAGTGATGCTTTTCTTATCAAAAGATAATCTAATATCAGGGTCAGATGATGGAAAAATTATTGTATGGAGGATAAAACCATGA
- a CDS encoding radical SAM/SPASM domain-containing protein translates to MFRLSNIIKSTFEEEKVKTLDGAIAIWNFTNRCNLSCLHCYSKATVDSRDALSTDEIVKTLDSMVKAGIKFIIFSGGEPLLRKDIFDIAQECKKRGIFTYLSTNGLYIDDKNLDNVVNNFNYVGVSIDGEPDIHDKFRGMKGSYQKSFEAVLKLMGKTEKVGIRFTLTKETVKSLKFIFNLVEKYRIPKLYISHLVYSGRGLENQSMDLSKKERRRIVNFILDKAFFYYKSKRKTEIVTGNMEQDAVMLLQRFIKNYPDLVEKLYEKLVRWGGNSAGVKLVNIDSFGNVKPDPFFPFSLGNIKERDFYDIWNDKNNPILNFLRSKPRPIEGRCKKCVFLNICNGGSRSRAFSVYGDLSAEDPSCYLSDKEIRSFL, encoded by the coding sequence ATGTTTAGATTATCTAATATTATAAAATCAACTTTTGAAGAAGAAAAAGTAAAGACATTAGATGGAGCGATAGCCATATGGAACTTTACAAATAGATGTAATTTATCTTGTTTACATTGCTATTCAAAAGCAACGGTTGACAGTAGAGATGCTCTCTCTACCGATGAAATCGTAAAAACTTTAGATTCTATGGTTAAAGCCGGAATAAAATTTATAATCTTTTCTGGAGGAGAGCCTTTACTTAGAAAAGACATTTTTGATATAGCCCAGGAGTGTAAAAAAAGAGGAATTTTTACTTATTTGTCAACTAACGGATTATACATAGATGACAAAAATTTAGATAACGTGGTAAACAACTTTAATTACGTAGGAGTAAGTATAGATGGTGAGCCAGATATACACGATAAATTTAGAGGAATGAAAGGTTCTTATCAAAAGAGTTTTGAAGCTGTGTTAAAGTTGATGGGAAAAACAGAGAAAGTTGGTATAAGATTTACACTTACAAAAGAAACAGTTAAAAGTTTGAAATTTATTTTTAATTTAGTAGAAAAATACAGAATTCCGAAACTTTATATCTCTCACCTTGTTTACTCTGGAAGAGGTTTAGAAAATCAGAGTATGGATCTATCTAAGAAAGAAAGGAGAAGGATAGTAAACTTTATTTTAGACAAAGCATTTTTTTACTATAAGTCAAAAAGAAAAACGGAAATAGTAACAGGAAATATGGAACAGGATGCGGTTATGCTTCTTCAAAGATTTATTAAAAATTATCCTGATCTAGTTGAAAAACTTTACGAAAAGTTAGTAAGATGGGGTGGGAACTCTGCTGGCGTTAAGCTTGTAAATATAGATAGTTTTGGAAACGTAAAACCAGATCCTTTCTTTCCTTTTTCTTTAGGAAATATTAAAGAAAGAGATTTTTATGATATATGGAACGATAAAAACAACCCAATACTTAACTTTTTAAGAAGTAAACCAAGACCTATAGAAGGAAGATGTAAAAAATGTGTGTTTTTAAACATATGTAATGGAGGCTCAAGATCAAGAGCATTTTCAGTTTACGGAGATTTATCTGCAGAAGACCCTTCTTGCTATCTTTCAGATAAAGAAATAAGGAGTTTTTTATGA
- a CDS encoding nitrate reductase cytochrome c-type subunit: MVKKIKTIVALATIGGAIFLTEVFTDKVVAKEQKKPVKSEIAPEDIGLRQAPVEEEEKTAPPPIIDPEYAPKPPPGASKKYKRAYENAPPQIPHSTEGLLPITKENNACLGCHMPEVAKTVKATPIPPTHFINFRTGEKLNHLYQGRYNCTQCHAPQLDVQPLVKNKFNPEYRDPKAKEKSKLIENIMEGTDLGGTAIENEKFSGPPSDKVPEGEHH, from the coding sequence ATGGTTAAAAAAATTAAAACTATAGTAGCTTTAGCAACAATTGGGGGTGCAATATTTTTAACCGAAGTTTTTACAGATAAAGTTGTAGCAAAAGAGCAAAAGAAACCTGTGAAATCTGAAATTGCACCGGAGGATATAGGATTAAGACAGGCACCTGTTGAAGAAGAGGAAAAAACAGCACCACCTCCGATAATAGACCCTGAGTATGCACCAAAACCTCCACCTGGTGCATCTAAAAAGTATAAAAGAGCATACGAAAATGCACCTCCACAAATACCACATAGTACAGAAGGATTATTACCTATAACAAAAGAAAACAATGCTTGTCTGGGGTGTCATATGCCAGAAGTTGCAAAAACAGTAAAAGCAACTCCTATCCCTCCTACCCATTTTATTAATTTCAGAACAGGTGAAAAGCTTAATCATCTTTATCAAGGAAGATACAACTGTACCCAATGTCATGCACCTCAGTTAGACGTTCAACCACTTGTTAAAAACAAATTCAATCCGGAATATAGAGACCCTAAGGCAAAAGAAAAATCCAAACTTATTGAAAATATAATGGAAGGTACAGATTTAGGTGGAACAGCTATAGAAAATGAGAAATTTAGTGGTCCTCCAAGTGATAAAGTACCAGAAGGAGAACATCACTGA